The DNA sequence TCCGTCTCCACTGGCACGGGCACGGCGGCGAGGTCGGCCTTGGTCGCCTCCCAGCCGCCGCAGTGCAGAACGAGCTGACCGGGCATCTCTTCTTCCTCCTTTCACTTCTCCGTCGCGCGGAGCAGGCCTTTCTCCCGGAACGACTGGAACTGGCCGTTGCCACCCAGGATGACGTGGTCCAAGACCTCGATCCCGAGCAGCTCGCCGGCCTGTGAGAGGCGCTTCGTGATCTCCATGTCGTCGGGCGATGGCTCGGGGTCGCCCGAAGGGTGGTTGTGAGCGAGGATGACCGCGCTGGCCAGGGACAGGATGGCCTGCCGGAACACCTCCCTGGGATGGACGATCGACGCGTTCAGGCTTCCGACCGAAACGGTCTCGACCGCGAGCACGGTGTGCCGGCTGTTGAGTAGCAGCACCAGGAAGTGCTCGCGGGTTGCGTCCTTGAGCGTGCGGGCGAGAAGCTTGGCGACGTCCTTCGGATTCGTCATGGCGGGCGGCTGTTTGCCGCGGTACCGCCGCTTGCGCAGTTCGGCGACATACATCGGGTCCTCCAGGGTTTCCGAAGCGGAGAAGAAAAGGGCCTCCGAGAATCCCCCGGAGGCCACGGGTGTGTGATGCGATGAACGAGTGGGTGGGGCTCCCCCGTCACTCCCCCCGCCACGCCTGGCACTGGGCGAAGTACTCGCACTCAGCGCAGCGGTACGACGGGTTCGGGAAGAAGTGCCCGGCTTGGATCGCTGCCGCGACCGAGGCCAGGAGCCGGACTGTCCAGGAGAGGTCCGAGATCGAGCGGGCTGCCGGCAGCCGGTCGACCCGCGGGACCTTGGTCTTCAAGAGAGCATCGATCCGAAGCGGCGGAACCGCCCCGGTCTGGAGTAGCCGTACGAGCGCGTAGGTCGAGAGCTGGAGATGCCGCTCCAGGGATCCGGTGTCGAATGTCCTGGCCGCGGTCTTGAGCTCGACCAAGGTACCGTCGGCCTCGACGAGGTCGATCACCCCGCGCAGGCGGCGATCGAGCAGCTCCCCGGTCTCGGGGTCAGCCAGGTCGATCTCGAACCGGTCCTCGACGAGGAGCGGCGGCGGCGTGCCGTCCAACCCTTCCGCGTATAGGCGGATCAGCTCCCGGCCCTTCTCGGCCAGGACTGCCTCCGACTCCCGCTCGGGGAAGACCAAGGGAGCGAGGTTGGCCGCGTACCAGTCGGCCGCGAACACCTCGGCTGCGGCCTGCGGTGTGGGCGAGCGGCCGGCGAGCCGCTCCCGGTGGAACCACTCGGCGGCCGAGTGGACCGACGCCCCGAATGCGAGGGCTGCAGGCCGCCAGGCTGGCGGGATGCGATCGACGTACTGGAACCGGTACTTGAGGGAGCAGAAGAGGTAGCCCTGGACCTGGCTAACGCTGAGCGGCTCCATCGGGCACCTCCTTGAGCAACTCGTCGATCGCGCGGGTCGCCTGGTCCTTCGTGACCGACGCGAGCGAGGCGACCTCGAAGCGCTCCTTGAGGTAGGCGTGGGCCTCGTCATTCGAGAGCCCGCGACTGGCGAGCAGACGGAAGAGGTAACGGCGCTGGGCCTCGGTCATCGGTGCGTTCCCGCCGTTCCCCTTCGGGTGTTCGGTGCGGAGTGCCGGGCGGACCTGCGGGCGGGGAGCGGGGCTGGGTGCACCCGACCCGAGGTCGGAGCCGTTCGAAGCGACCCCCTCGCCATCCAACTCCTCGAAGGAGACGATGCCGACGTTGACGGCATCCCGGAGGGCGCGGGCCTTCGCGCGGGTCTCGGCCATGCGGATCAGATGCGGGACGATGAACGAGTTGACATTCTCTGGGTTCGCGTCGCCAATGGCTTCGAAACAGCCCTTGGCAGTCTCGACCGCTGCCTTGGCGATGGCGGTGCGGCCGTTCTCCTCGCTGGGGATCTGCAGAAGCCGGGTTCGCACCCGGATGAGTCCCTCCTCGTGAGCCTTGGAGAGCAGTCCCGGATACGTGACGACCTCCTTGGTTCCGACGACGCGGCCGGTGCGGTCACGAATCTCGATCGTGCGGATCAGTCCATTCTGCTTCATCGGCAGACCTCCTTTGTGAAGGGCCAGCAAGTGGAAAGGAGTGGGTGGGTGTTCTGTCCTTCACGGTACGGAGGCCGAGACGGTCCTCGTAGGGGGGGAAGTGTCTGGCCGTCAGTGCATCTTGTGGATGAATCGCTTCTCGATGGCGAGTGCGATTGCTAGTGCATCGAACATGTGAAGCCAATAGCGGTCTCTGGATTTGTACCCAAGCACCGGATGAGGCGGCTCCTTAGGCAGCTTCGACCGCAGATCTTCGAACCCCATCCCGACGATGGCCTGAGCCACATCGAGCTTTCTCGCGTTGGGATCTCCGACCACAATCTGACGCGCCTGGCGAGCCGACAGCTCCAGGACCCCAAGACCGAGCTCATGGGAACGAGCACGAAGCTCTTGGACGATAACGGAAACCAAGGCCGCCCGCTTCGTGGGGAAGAGAAGCGGTTTCTCGATTCCCACGATCGCCGGGATGTATTCTCGGATGTACGAGAGAACGATTCGTCGGGCTTGGTCGATGATATCACGGGGTCGCGACCCATTCCTCAGGGTGTGAACCCCAAAAGCGATGAGCTCTCGTCCTCGAATGAGGGCAGCGCCCATCTCCTTCGTGCCGGGGTCGATGCCGAGGATGGTTCTTGGCATGTGGAGTGGACCATCAATGATCTT is a window from the Armatimonadota bacterium genome containing:
- the radC gene encoding DNA repair protein RadC; the protein is MYVAELRKRRYRGKQPPAMTNPKDVAKLLARTLKDATREHFLVLLLNSRHTVLAVETVSVGSLNASIVHPREVFRQAILSLASAVILAHNHPSGDPEPSPDDMEITKRLSQAGELLGIEVLDHVILGGNGQFQSFREKGLLRATEK
- a CDS encoding PD-(D/E)XK nuclease family protein, with amino-acid sequence MEPLSVSQVQGYLFCSLKYRFQYVDRIPPAWRPAALAFGASVHSAAEWFHRERLAGRSPTPQAAAEVFAADWYAANLAPLVFPERESEAVLAEKGRELIRLYAEGLDGTPPPLLVEDRFEIDLADPETGELLDRRLRGVIDLVEADGTLVELKTAARTFDTGSLERHLQLSTYALVRLLQTGAVPPLRIDALLKTKVPRVDRLPAARSISDLSWTVRLLASVAAAIQAGHFFPNPSYRCAECEYFAQCQAWRGE
- a CDS encoding crossover junction endodeoxyribonuclease RuvC; its protein translation is MPRTILGIDPGTKEMGAALIRGRELIAFGVHTLRNGSRPRDIIDQARRIVLSYIREYIPAIVGIEKPLLFPTKRAALVSVIVQELRARSHELGLGVLELSARQARQIVVGDPNARKLDVAQAIVGMGFEDLRSKLPKEPPHPVLGYKSRDRYWLHMFDALAIALAIEKRFIHKMH